CAAATCAGCTGAGATATACATCAGATTTCAGGCTAAACAATATCTGTGGGCTTGGTATAAAACAGGTCTGACAGAAATTTAGGGTATAAAAGGTGTTGACTGGACATCATTAACCTTAGATCCATGGTAACAAGCATCAAGGACATGATCCAGCCTGCCGGTCAACAACTCAATAAGGCCTTCAGTTTACTACACCGTCTTCATTCCATTTGTTTACAGACATAACattataaaagaacattaattcAGAAAGCCATGAGATGACAGCCAGGAATACAAGACATGTGATGGAAATTGGAAAGCAGTATATGTATATACAAGCAAAAAAATGCATCAACCTATTTTCTGAAATTAAACAATTAGTAGAATACCTCTGTAATTCCACATTGAGCATGGCTGTGAtcctgaaataaaccatactgaTCATGACTTCATAACTCAGCTTTAGATGCTGCAGGACTTGGATATATAGCTGCAAAATAAAACCATCTGTCTTAAAGATCCTACACTTTGGTTGCTTTGTGCTTTTAATTCAAATAGCTCCCAAGCCAAATGCAAAACTCATATATAAAAAGGTGGGAACTGGAAATCAGGACTTGTGTCTgaaaatgttaaaaaaaattcaacaagcaAGCATCTTAGGAAAAATAGAACGAGGGCAGCTGTTGTTGAAACTAGCCTTAACGGAGTTCACACAACAAACTGTGATATAATTACTCTATGTCAATCATAACAATGCAAAACTAGAGCTGAGTACAGAAAACATGAGACAAAGACATCTGGGCAACTGCAAGGTACATAGCAagacaaaaggaaaaaaaacaagCTGAACACAAGACCATCAGGTAGAAAAAAGATTGAACAACTGATGAGATGTGACTAACAGCAATAGAAAAATGACGAATAAGGAAGTTAAAAGTAGTTGGTTGGGAATGTCGAGTCAATTGAAGTTTGAGCACCTGAATTTGCAACTGTAGGGTCAAGTCCAAGGGCAGCAGGGACTTCCATGGCTGCTCTGAAGTTCTGAACACTAAGTGCAGTGTTAAATATGGCAATCTGACAATTACCGGAAAATGGTTAAGAAATGAAAAACTGAGGAATAAGAGACAGTGTTAAACATAGCAATCTGACAATTACCGGAAAAATGGTTAAGAAATGGGAAACTGAGGTACGAGAAACTCAGGAAGTAATAAAAATAAGATAGCAGACCAAAGAAAATATGCCAATACCGGCCTCCGTTCTGTTTCATATGTGCTGAGAAGTGTGGTTGGAGCAATACCGTTGACAACTGCAGCCAGCTTCCAAGCAAGATTTTGAGCATCCTGAATCCCAGTATTCATGCCTACACATAGCATGAAAAAGTAGTACATTGCTACAAGGCACAGTTGCGATACATAAATGTGCCTCACATCTCAACTCAAGAAACTAGTAAATTAGTAGATTTTCTCATACCAAATCCACCGGCTGGAGGAAAACGAT
This genomic stretch from Spinacia oleracea cultivar Varoflay chromosome 3, BTI_SOV_V1, whole genome shotgun sequence harbors:
- the LOC130470071 gene encoding FAD-dependent monooxygenase apdD-like, with translation MHAEVAEKFLSFENQVFLAGDAAHRFPPAGGFGMNTGIQDAQNLAWKLAAVVNGIAPTTLLSTYETERRPIAIFNTALSVQNFRAAMEVPAALGLDPTVANSACFFSFCLAMYLAVAQMSLSHLYIQVLQHLKLSYEVMISMVYFRITAMLNVELQRLDHVLDACYHGSKVNDVQSTPFIP